In Carassius auratus strain Wakin chromosome 12, ASM336829v1, whole genome shotgun sequence, the sequence ctctgcgtctctctgtgtgtgtgtgtgtgtgtgtgtgtgtgtgtgtctctgtgtctctgtgtgtgtgtgtgtgtgtgtgtgtgtgtgtgtgtgtgtctctgtgtgtgtgtgtgtgtgtgtgtgtgtgctctgagtTCAGACTCCAGGGAAGCTTCTCAAGGTCGAGGGCCGTCAGTCTCCAGATCTCTGCGGGTGAGCTCAAATTAGGGCACTAGCTAAACAGATCAGGAGGTTTTTCTAACACGATAAGCTATTCTTTCACATGTATGCAGAGTTTCAAAGGTGAACTATTGATCGTGAAGAGTAAACCAAGCCGACTTCATCACACCCACTAATCTAATCAGAGGATCGACAGAGAACACAGCTAACTCCAAAATAAACGCCCTGCAAACACAGCCTTCATACTGATACAGACACACAAGCGCCTGGACTCTTTTGTCTTGACAAGAGCTTCAAATTAATCGATTCGAATGTATTATTGGATTTctgcctcatgaatattaattagaccaGTTGACCTACCCGATTGGCTGGTAAGATACACATTGCTATGAATATTAATGACCTATGAATTAGCTGATATaagagtacatttttatttacataaaagctgaataaatgatctctccagtgatgtgtggtttgtcaggaggacaatatctgtctgagatacaactattagaaaatctggaatctgagggagcaaaaacatctaaatattgagaaaatcatctttaaagttgttcaaatgaagctgttagcaatgcatattactaatcaaaaatgaagttttaggtagaaaatatactaaatatcttcatggaacatgatcttaatatcctaatgatttttggcctaaaagagaaatgtataattgtgactcatacagtgtgtTGTTGTCTGTTTCTACAGATATCTCTGTGatctgatgactgcttctgtgccgCAGGACACTGGTCAATACTCACAGTGAAGCTGGTCAGTCGGTCACACAGAGACGGTGAGCGAGTTTAATGTTCAGACACAGGAAACAGTAAAAGTTGGACAGGAAGTGGAGAGAATGACACATAGTGACTATATGCctatattaaatgtgtgtgtgtgtgtgagatcattGACCTCAGAGCTGAGAGTCAGCAGAAACACACAATACAGCTCGGCCTGCTGCTGTTCCTGCTCTTCACACACATATCCGTTACAGATGTGAGGCACAGTGACCCGCCGCCGTAGGGAAACACTATTGTTCACACAAGAGTCTGAAGAACAGCATCAGATGAGCAGGAAATCACAGAAGAAGAAGCCCGGAACAATGTGCTCTCACTGAGACGTTCATGAGCAGCGCTCCAGTGTCTCTTTAGGCAAACAGCCTTTAAACTGCATTCATGAGGAATTAAACCATGTGTCTGATGAACAGTTAGAAACTACAGCTAGATCCTGTCTAGATCCTGTCTTATTTATGAGACTCCAAGTTCATCCAGAAACTAATGGGATTGTAGTGAATGAGCTCTGAAGCAGCGCTTTGGCGACACCTAGTGGCGAATCAAGAACTTGTCAcccaaattaaatatattagtcaattaaaatcatttattacaTGATCGATTTTTGCTTTTAACTGTTCAGATagtgtataaaatattaatacaatataaaaagctGTTTCACAACTATTCTCTTTAGGTTCCACTAATAACTTcaattttttttagttctttagaatatataaaaaacCCAGAAATCAATGCCCAAAGACACCTCAAGATTTACACAACTGATCTTTTATAAAGCATCTTCCATATACACAGTCATAGCACAGGAAAAGACCTGAGGACATCGGACACAAAACTGTGCAAACTCTTCTGATTTCAGCAAAACATATACAAAATAGTTTtctgataataatacatttggaCATAAACAAGCATAAATATACATACTCTCTCGATATGTGTTTCTTTAGTAATATCAATTAGTAATTCTGATTAATTCATTGTACGGCTAGACagataaatgcatattttctttGTAAAGGTTTGCAATGTTTTCGAGCGTCTGTTAGTGCATAATATTCCCAGATCCTGAGATTCAAACGCAGTGCAAGAAAATCCAGGAAAGTGAACGAGACAGTCCTGCAGATCTTCAGCGTGATCTAAAATCACCAATAAGCATATGAAACAATTTAATGACATCGATCTATTTACTATATAACACAGAAGCAGTCATAAGTGTCACAGGGATATCTGTAGCAGACAATAAAACATTGTATCAATTTCTCTTtgatgtcaaaaatcattaggatattaagtaaagatcatgtttcatgaagatatttgtatatttcctactgtaaatatatcagaactataatatgcattgctaagagcttcatctgaacaactttaaagatgattttctcaatatttagatttttttgctccctcagattccagattttcaaatagttgtatctcagacaaatattgatCTATcgtaacaaaccacacatcaatggagagatgatttattcagcttttatgtaaataaaaatggactcttatgactggttttgtgctagAAGGGTCACAAACATTACTTTGGCAAACTATAAAACAGGAGCTGGTTTAACGTCTGTTCTCTGCTGGTTTCCATCTTCAGAACAGATGAAGTTATCGAACACATCATCAGGTGACAGGGATGCTGTTCTCGTGAGTCTCTAGCTGAAGCTGCAGCAGACGGACGGCTGTTTCTCCGGCTCCATCACGTCATGAAGGTGAAACCTGTGCTGGACGGACAGCTGGACCGAGCGTCTCACCAGCTCCCTGTGACCACGTTCATGAAGAACACAACATGTTTTTCACTGCTGTTTGTGATGTAAGGTGTCTGTACTTTCACAACGAGTCCTGCACTCCTTACTCCTTTTAGAAGACATTTAAGAGACGTAAACTCACTTTCCCACGGTCATGAAGGCCTCGTCGACGTTGAGTCCGGTTTTGGCACTGGTCTCTAGGAAAATTACTCCGTATTCCTGCAAAAACCAAGTTTGAAGGAGACAACATGAACAAAGCTCTTACTACTTGGGATCCCAAAGCCAAACTTGACCACTAAATGTacttatatgtatttattgtattcaatgtatttttattaattatgattaattaattaatttcagtatTACTTGTCTAGACTGTTTCTGAAAGAATAATTAAAGCTGTACGtataacagtaataaataaatatatacacacaaatcacatcaaatgtttgaaatatttatgATTTTGTGATGGTTTTGAAATATGTCTCTGCTGTTTAAAGCggcattcatttgataaaaaaatgtatttgtattatttaatacagCAGttctctgtgtgaatctctgtgaaagtgtcatatttatttctgtgatgcgcagctgtatttcaGCATCAGATCTGACTGAGACTCACTCTGGCCAGTTTCTCTCCCTCCTCTCGTCTGATGGCTCGAGCGCTGGCCATGTCTGACtgtagagaacacacacacacacacacacacacacacacacacacttacactgcaCACTTGAGTTATGATTTATGTAACACAAGATCCAAGCTCAAAGTCTTCTCACCTTGTTGCCAAGCAACATGATGACCACATCATCCTGAGCATATTCATGGATCTCAGTAAGCCACGCCTACAACAAAACAtccagccaatcagaagcctcTAGTATTCTCTCTGTATGTTGAATAATGTTAGATATTTATTATGATAATTAAATTATGCTAGATAAACAACATATTAGCCACAACCACAATTTTGttttaagtttgattttaaaaaaaattgttacttttatttgaaaccaaataaaatacatttttaataactattttcaggaataaaataagttattgattaataaaactaattataaaaataaaatccaaaaggaaaaaaattatgaaatataaaataaaaactaatttcaaaTAGTAACAAAACTACACTACTTTCATTAATGATAATACAATAATGACAGTTTTTTCAACAAATTTAAAAGTGTGTAACATGCAGCTGAGCATCAACCTCAGGAGGAGAAACTCTATGTTATTATTAAGGATATAATTTAAGTTCTgtgtgttgatgaagtgtagtcTGTACCCGTGTGTTGTCGAAGGAGGATCTGCTGGTGATGTCATAGAGCAGCAGAAGAGCTGTGAGGTCAACAATAAACCATCATGGATTAGAAGAAACCAGCGGATCCAGACAGTGAAGGGTTAATGGTCTCTCACCCTGAGCGTCTCTGTAGTACGCGTGTGTGACGCTCCGAAACCTCTCCTGTCCCGCCGTATCCCAGATCTGAGACAGAGATTGATCCGTTACAGTGATCCGCTCTCTCTGCGCATGCAGTCATCAGAGCTGCACAGAATCAGAGTCACTCACCTGTAATCTCACCTTCAGATCGTCCACAGCCAGCACTTTATTCTGACAACAGACGAGACGAGACATGCATCTGTTTCTCTGTCCACTCATATATTCACACCAGCAGTCACAAGAGttttcatcttctcttctgcttTATTTGATCCACAGTACACTaaacttttgatttattatttaaaataactggtttctattgGAATAGATTTTAAACTCTGTGGTTTAAATgctgaattttgagcatcattactccagtcacatgatcttctgaAATccttctaatgtgctgatttgctgctcataaaacatttattatagtaataacaGCTGAGAAGGGTTTCTCTGATGAGAAGAACAGCGTTTATCTGAAACagatatcttttgtaacatcataattGTCTTTATCaacacttctgatcaatttaaagcatccttgctatataaaattattaatttctatcatTTCTTTTTAAACTGACTCCAAGGTTTTGAATGGAATAGTGTATTACGTTACAatagctttttatttcaaataaatgttgatcTTTTGATCTTttgctattcatcaaagaatatttataatatttataataatgtttcttgagcagtaaatgatcatattattctgatttctgaagatcatgtgacactgaagactggaggaatgatgctgaaaatacagcggagcatcacagaaataaatcacactttaaTATATACtggaatagaaaacagttattttaaattttaaaaatatattactgtttttgttgtaCTTTGGATCTAAAAAATGCAggcttgctgagcagaagagtcttctaaaaaatgtaaaattaaacattacTATTATTGATTAATGATGAATTACCGTGAATCCGATTCCCACGGTTGCGGAAAACGATCCAGGGATAAACTTTCCTTGATCGAACTGAACCAGCAGAGATGTCTTTCCCACTCCGCTGTCTCCCACCAGGATGGTCTACAAGACGACGAGATGAAGAGAGACACAACACAGATGAGAATCTAAGAACATGTAGAACATATGAACAGAAATCACTGATTAATAACCAGTGCATCTCTACGTGACGTCACGCTGGTACTGATGCAGGTGTGCTGTTGCCATAACAACCACCCCCCCAACAGGAAGTAATCAGGCGGAAGGAACACAGATGCTGTGGCATTCATCTCTCTTCAGGAACACGCGTCAATTCAGTGTTCATTCAGATATACTGGCTTTACTCTGAGTGTTAGGAAGGAAATGTACCTATAATAACCATCATGACATGCTTTAATATCCTATAATCCCACTATCAGACACCATAACACTCTATAATCAACATCATCACATGCTGTGATAACACACTGTAATAATCACCCTTATTATTATCACATCATAACACTGTAATCACCTCTCAAGAGTCAAGATTTGGAAAATAATTGATCTACAATGTGTTGCACTAGGTCTAACGTTACTTTGAAATTAATAATGAATGGACAGACACCCATACAAATACgtcaaatatcacaaaaaaaccAAGCACATGAATGATCGTCACATCTACCCACATTTTCATCTCGTCAAACAGATGGCTGAAAACTCATCATTCACCAGATGGTTTATagattgattaataataattacctTGTGGGTAAAATCCTGATTATAAGCGACGGTCGCATCGCTGATCTGATCCATCTCTGAGCGCCGATGACGCAACACCTGAAGAACTGCGTCACTGCCACGCCCCCTTCACGAGACAGAGCACCCGGAGCGTGCAGCAGTATTATAAATAATTAGatcatatgttaaaatactcttGCTCTTTTGGcactgaataaaaacattgtggaaaaataaaataaaaaagataatataaattaaattaaaataaattaaaaatattaaattaaatgtatgcatttagcagacgcttttatcctgaGCGACTTACAttacattcaggctaacaattttctcctaacatgtgttccctggaaCATATAGATGCAAAGTGCACAAGAAATcatcagtatttat encodes:
- the LOC113111463 gene encoding ras-related protein Rab-37-like, which gives rise to MDQISDATVAYNQDFTHKTILVGDSGVGKTSLLVQFDQGKFIPGSFSATVGIGFTNKVLAVDDLKVRLQIWDTAGQERFRSVTHAYYRDAQALLLLYDITSRSSFDNTRAWLTEIHEYAQDDVVIMLLGNKSDMASARAIRREEGEKLAREYGVIFLETSAKTGLNVDEAFMTVGKELVRRSVQLSVQHRFHLHDVMEPEKQPSVCCSFS